In Micromonospora sp. WMMD980, the following are encoded in one genomic region:
- the argJ gene encoding bifunctional glutamate N-acetyltransferase/amino-acid acetyltransferase ArgJ, producing MSVTTPRGFRAAGVAAGLKTSGAADVALVVNDGPDAGVAGVFTANRVKAAPVLWTQQVVHGGVVRAVVLNSGGANACTGPAGFQDTHATAEHTAAALTASSARLIVGAGEVAVCSTGLIGERLPMPKLLPGVRDAVRRLSRDGGRPAAEAIMTTDTRPKTTVARGSGWTVGGMAKGAGMLAPAMATMLCVLTTDAVAGPDALDGALRAATRVTFDRVDSDGCMSTNDTVLLLASGASGIEPTDAELTAAVTAACDDLAQQLLADAEGATKQIAIEVVGAAGEDDAVEVGRAVARNNLVKTALFGNDPNWGRILAAVGTTAAVFEPDGIDVAVNGVWVCRRGAAAADRATVDLTDRAVAIRIDLHAGDDAATIWTNDLSHAYVHENSAYSS from the coding sequence ATGAGCGTCACCACCCCCCGGGGCTTCCGGGCCGCCGGTGTCGCCGCCGGCCTGAAGACCTCCGGCGCCGCCGACGTGGCGCTCGTGGTCAACGACGGTCCGGACGCCGGCGTCGCCGGGGTCTTCACCGCCAACCGGGTGAAGGCCGCCCCGGTGCTCTGGACCCAGCAGGTCGTGCACGGCGGCGTGGTCCGGGCCGTGGTGCTCAACTCCGGCGGCGCCAACGCCTGCACCGGTCCGGCCGGCTTCCAGGACACCCACGCCACCGCCGAGCACACCGCCGCCGCGCTCACCGCCAGCAGCGCCCGGCTGATCGTCGGCGCCGGCGAGGTCGCGGTCTGCTCGACCGGGCTGATCGGTGAGCGGCTGCCGATGCCGAAGCTGTTGCCGGGCGTCCGCGACGCGGTGCGCCGGCTCTCCCGCGACGGCGGCCGGCCGGCCGCCGAGGCGATCATGACCACCGACACCCGGCCGAAGACCACCGTCGCCCGGGGCAGCGGCTGGACGGTCGGCGGGATGGCCAAGGGCGCCGGCATGCTGGCGCCGGCCATGGCCACCATGCTCTGCGTGTTGACCACCGACGCGGTCGCCGGCCCGGACGCGTTGGACGGCGCGCTGCGGGCCGCCACCCGGGTCACCTTCGACCGGGTCGACTCGGACGGCTGCATGTCCACCAACGACACGGTGCTGCTGCTGGCCAGCGGCGCCTCCGGCATCGAGCCGACCGACGCGGAGCTGACCGCCGCGGTCACCGCCGCCTGCGACGACCTGGCCCAGCAGCTCCTCGCCGACGCGGAGGGCGCGACGAAGCAGATCGCGATCGAGGTGGTCGGCGCGGCGGGCGAGGACGACGCCGTCGAGGTGGGACGTGCGGTGGCCCGCAACAATCTGGTCAAGACCGCGCTGTTCGGCAACGACCCCAACTGGGGCCGGATCCTCGCCGCCGTCGGCACCACCGCCGCCGTGTTCGAACCGGACGGCATCGACGTCGCGGTCAACGGCGTCTGGGTCTGCCGGCGCGGCGCCGCCGCCGCGGACCGCGCCACGGTGGACCTCACCGACCGGGCCGTCGCCATCCGGATCGACCTGCACGCCGGTGACGACGCCGCCACGATCTGGACCAACGACCTGTCGCACGCGTACGTCCACGAGAACTCGGCCTACTCCTCATGA
- the argC gene encoding N-acetyl-gamma-glutamyl-phosphate reductase — MGIRVAVAGASGYAGGELLRLLAGHPEFDLVAATAHSQAGQPVAAVHPQLTGLDLVFGSTEPAALADADLIFLALPHGQSAALAAALPDSALVVDLGADHRLRDADAWTRYYSGPHAGAWTYGLPELPGARGAIASARRVANTGCYAVATTLALAPLVAAGAVRPDDVVVVAASGTSGAGRAAKAHLLGSEVMGDLTPYKVGAHQHVPEIKQATGATGLSFTPVLAPMPRGILATVTAVPAGDTDPRAVLAAAYADEPFVHLLPAGVWPHTAATAGSNSCHLQATVDVDSGRVIVVGAIDNLGKGAAGQAVQNANLMVGLPESTGLSVHGVAP; from the coding sequence ATGGGCATTCGAGTAGCGGTGGCCGGAGCGAGTGGGTACGCGGGCGGCGAACTGCTGCGCCTGCTCGCCGGCCACCCCGAGTTCGATCTCGTGGCCGCCACCGCGCACAGCCAGGCCGGCCAGCCCGTCGCCGCCGTACACCCGCAGCTCACCGGCCTGGACCTGGTTTTCGGGTCGACCGAACCGGCGGCCCTGGCCGACGCGGACCTGATCTTCCTGGCCCTGCCGCACGGCCAGTCGGCCGCCCTCGCCGCCGCCCTGCCCGACAGTGCCCTCGTGGTCGACCTCGGCGCCGACCACCGGCTGCGCGACGCGGACGCCTGGACCCGCTACTACAGCGGCCCGCACGCCGGCGCCTGGACCTACGGGCTGCCCGAGCTGCCCGGCGCGCGCGGTGCGATCGCGTCCGCCCGCCGGGTCGCGAACACCGGCTGCTACGCGGTCGCCACCACGCTGGCGCTGGCCCCGCTGGTCGCCGCCGGCGCGGTACGCCCCGACGACGTGGTGGTGGTCGCCGCCTCCGGCACCTCCGGCGCGGGCCGGGCCGCCAAGGCCCACCTGCTCGGCAGCGAGGTGATGGGCGACCTCACCCCCTACAAGGTGGGCGCGCACCAACACGTACCGGAGATCAAGCAGGCGACCGGCGCGACCGGCCTGTCGTTCACGCCGGTGCTCGCCCCGATGCCGCGCGGGATCCTCGCCACCGTCACGGCGGTGCCGGCCGGCGACACCGACCCGCGGGCGGTGTTGGCCGCGGCCTACGCCGACGAGCCCTTCGTGCACCTGCTGCCCGCGGGGGTGTGGCCGCACACCGCCGCGACCGCCGGCTCGAACTCCTGCCACCTCCAGGCGACCGTGGACGTCGACTCCGGTCGGGTGATCGTGGTCGGCGCCATCGACAACCTGGGCAAGGGCGCGGCCGGGCAGGCCGTGCAGAACGCCAACCTGATGGTCGGTCTCCCCGAGAGCACCGGCCTGTCCGTGCATGGAGTCGCACCATGA
- a CDS encoding beta-1,3-glucanase family protein — translation MPTRPKLLRALLALLVTTAASVVAAASLAHATGPNLLPFTITNHTGRADATWLYVLGTDLTSGRLGHVDAAGAFTPWPAGGLPPTPAPDVAIPGPVNGDAAVLKVPRNISGRVYVAFGEKLRFLLTPDGLVQPAPWAPGDPNRDVLFDWSEFTYNDAGLWLNSSQVDMFAVPHVVSVTGADGTTRHTGRLVDDGRNRVVDAVRAQPGWGATVQTRADGTVLRVLSPGKAADAGLFSATYLDPYIASAWQSYATRPLTVAPFTAQPDVRYLGRTSGDVMTFTDGSGRHVASFARPSSSDVWDCDGALAAPNDLVVGPIARTLCAALHRSTLTDRDIQPSGGPSDFYRGTLTNHYSRIVHANMVDGKAYGFAFDDVLNQESLVHDGDPRAAGIELSPFGPGGGPTGPPPNLTPTPPSPDPSPSVSDSPSPDPTMSPFTPRLYLGEPDQLRQRPAGAAPATIAAADGAWVDTPHTPRVYRADHLTARWTGGATSFRLLVDAGTAVGNGTQLRVSYDLTGDGTFDRVETYHYYATDPLAGWEDYTRDRGLASATGDLGDLRDGSVRVEVWNAIGTAPSSLAVGDGSQLTLPYSA, via the coding sequence GTGCCCACCCGTCCGAAGCTCCTGCGCGCCCTGCTCGCGCTCCTGGTCACCACCGCCGCCTCGGTCGTGGCCGCGGCCTCGCTGGCCCACGCCACCGGCCCGAACCTCCTTCCCTTCACCATCACCAACCACACCGGCCGCGCCGACGCCACCTGGCTCTACGTGCTCGGCACCGACCTGACCTCCGGCCGGCTCGGCCACGTCGACGCCGCCGGCGCGTTCACCCCCTGGCCGGCCGGCGGCCTGCCACCCACGCCCGCCCCCGACGTGGCCATCCCCGGCCCGGTGAACGGCGACGCCGCCGTGCTGAAGGTGCCCCGCAACATCTCCGGCCGGGTCTACGTCGCCTTCGGTGAGAAACTGCGGTTCCTGCTCACCCCCGACGGCCTGGTCCAGCCCGCGCCCTGGGCGCCCGGCGACCCCAACCGCGACGTCCTGTTCGACTGGTCCGAGTTCACCTACAACGACGCGGGGCTCTGGCTGAACAGCTCACAGGTCGACATGTTCGCCGTCCCGCACGTGGTCAGCGTGACCGGCGCGGACGGGACCACCCGGCACACCGGCCGACTGGTCGACGACGGGCGGAACCGGGTCGTCGACGCGGTCCGCGCCCAGCCCGGCTGGGGCGCGACGGTGCAGACCCGCGCCGACGGCACCGTGCTGCGCGTCCTCTCCCCCGGCAAAGCCGCCGACGCCGGCCTGTTCAGCGCCACCTACCTCGACCCGTACATCGCCTCGGCCTGGCAGTCGTACGCGACCAGGCCGCTCACCGTGGCACCCTTCACCGCTCAGCCCGACGTGAGGTACCTCGGCCGGACCAGCGGCGACGTCATGACGTTCACCGACGGCTCCGGCCGACACGTGGCGTCGTTCGCCAGGCCGTCCAGCTCCGACGTGTGGGACTGCGACGGGGCGCTCGCCGCCCCCAACGACCTCGTGGTCGGGCCGATCGCCCGCACCCTCTGCGCCGCGCTGCACCGCTCCACCCTGACCGACCGCGACATCCAGCCGTCCGGCGGGCCGAGCGACTTCTACCGGGGCACGCTCACCAACCACTACTCCCGCATCGTGCACGCCAACATGGTCGACGGGAAGGCGTACGGGTTCGCCTTCGACGACGTGCTCAACCAGGAGTCGCTGGTGCACGACGGCGACCCGCGCGCCGCCGGGATCGAGCTGAGCCCGTTCGGGCCGGGCGGCGGTCCGACCGGCCCGCCGCCGAACCTCACCCCCACGCCGCCCTCGCCCGACCCCAGCCCATCGGTGTCCGACAGCCCGTCCCCGGACCCGACCATGAGCCCCTTCACGCCGCGGCTCTACCTCGGGGAACCCGACCAGCTCCGGCAACGCCCGGCCGGCGCCGCCCCGGCGACGATCGCGGCGGCCGACGGCGCCTGGGTCGACACCCCACACACGCCACGGGTCTACCGGGCGGATCACCTGACCGCGCGGTGGACCGGCGGCGCCACCTCGTTCCGCCTGCTCGTCGACGCCGGCACCGCGGTCGGCAACGGCACCCAGCTCCGGGTCTCCTACGACCTCACCGGGGACGGCACCTTCGACCGGGTGGAGACCTACCACTACTACGCCACGGACCCGCTCGCCGGCTGGGAGGACTACACCCGGGACCGGGGGTTGGCGTCGGCCACCGGCGACCTCGGCGACCTGCGCGACGGCAGCGTACGGGTGGAGGTGTGGAACGCCATCGGCACGGCCCCGAGCAGCCTCGCCGTCGGCGACGGGTCACAGCTCACCCTGCCCTACAGCGCCTGA
- the pheT gene encoding phenylalanine--tRNA ligase subunit beta, which produces MRVSVSWLREYVDLPADLPVGDLEQALVDLGIEVESIVDLRATVTGPLVVGEVLQIEELTGFKKPIRFCRVDVGAANGTGEPQEIVCGARNFAPGDKVVVILPGGVLPGNFAIGARKTYGRNSHGMICSAQELGLGDDHSGIIVLPEDVKAQPGDDARPIVGLDDVVVEMEITPDRGYALSVRGIARELSHALGVPFRDPADAPATGGTTEPAYPVEVRDTVGCDRFAARMVGGVDPTVSTPGWMRQRLTAAGVRSISLPVDITNYLMLELGQPMHAFDADRIAGPLVVRRAEPGEKLTTLDGVSRALAPEDMVICDAGLPNALAGEDAGVPISLAAVMGGETSEVLASTTNVLFEAAHWDPAMVGRTARRHKLFSEAAKRWERGVDPALPLVALEKAVRLLTDLAGGTAGAEVLDLDHVRPLPPVTLPVDLPSRRIGVSYPADRVVELLEQVGCAVTRGGDRLGEDPGTVGVADGGAGEVLTVTPPSWRPDLTDPADLVEEVVRLDGYDRVPSVLPTARPGRGLTPQQQRRRAVARSLAERGWIEVLAQPFVAPELADQLGLPADDPRRPAVRVANPLSEEEPLLRTTLLGPLLGIVRRNVGRGQRDVAIYEIGTVFHPRPGVGAPPAMGVDRRPTDEEFAAADAVVPAQPRHVAVAVCGEIEPAGWWGAGRAAGWADAVEAGRAVLDAAGIPAGRVTVRAGERAPWHPGRCAELLVDDAVVGHAGELHPAVVAALELPRRTSVMELDLDALPVAPLVSGPAISTFPPALIDVALVVDAAVPAADVQRALVEGAGALLENVRLFDVYASEQLGAGRKSLAYKLTFRAPDRTLAGEEAVAARDAAVALAAQRFGATLRGA; this is translated from the coding sequence ATGCGAGTTTCTGTCAGTTGGCTGCGGGAGTACGTGGACCTCCCCGCCGACCTGCCCGTCGGCGATCTGGAGCAGGCGCTCGTCGACCTCGGCATCGAGGTCGAGTCGATCGTGGACCTGCGGGCGACCGTCACCGGCCCGCTGGTCGTGGGCGAGGTCCTCCAGATCGAGGAGCTGACCGGCTTCAAGAAGCCGATCCGCTTCTGCCGGGTGGACGTGGGCGCCGCGAACGGCACCGGCGAGCCGCAGGAGATCGTCTGCGGCGCGCGCAACTTCGCCCCCGGCGACAAGGTGGTGGTGATCCTGCCGGGCGGCGTGCTGCCGGGCAACTTCGCCATCGGCGCGCGCAAGACGTACGGGCGCAACTCCCACGGGATGATCTGCTCGGCGCAGGAGCTGGGCCTGGGCGACGACCACTCGGGCATCATCGTGCTGCCCGAGGACGTCAAGGCCCAGCCCGGCGACGACGCCCGCCCGATCGTCGGCCTGGACGACGTGGTGGTCGAGATGGAGATCACCCCCGACCGGGGCTACGCGCTCAGCGTCCGGGGCATCGCCCGGGAGCTGTCGCACGCGCTCGGCGTGCCGTTCCGCGACCCGGCCGACGCGCCGGCCACCGGCGGGACGACCGAGCCGGCGTACCCGGTCGAGGTGCGCGACACGGTCGGCTGCGACCGGTTCGCCGCCCGGATGGTGGGCGGCGTCGACCCGACGGTCTCCACGCCCGGCTGGATGCGGCAGCGGCTGACCGCGGCCGGCGTGCGCAGCATCTCGCTGCCGGTCGACATCACCAACTACCTGATGCTCGAACTCGGCCAGCCGATGCACGCCTTCGACGCCGACCGGATCGCCGGGCCGCTCGTGGTGCGCCGCGCCGAGCCGGGGGAGAAGCTGACCACGCTCGACGGGGTGAGCCGCGCTCTCGCGCCGGAGGACATGGTCATCTGCGATGCCGGGCTGCCCAACGCCCTCGCGGGCGAGGACGCCGGCGTCCCGATCTCGCTGGCCGCGGTGATGGGCGGCGAGACCAGTGAGGTGCTCGCCTCCACCACGAACGTGCTGTTCGAGGCCGCGCACTGGGACCCGGCGATGGTCGGGCGCACCGCGCGGCGGCACAAGCTGTTCAGCGAGGCCGCGAAGCGGTGGGAGCGGGGCGTCGACCCGGCGCTGCCGCTGGTCGCGCTGGAGAAGGCGGTCCGGTTGCTCACCGACCTGGCCGGCGGCACGGCCGGCGCCGAGGTGCTCGACCTCGACCACGTCCGCCCGCTCCCGCCGGTCACGCTGCCGGTGGACCTGCCGTCGCGCCGGATCGGTGTGTCCTATCCGGCCGACCGGGTGGTGGAGCTGCTGGAGCAGGTCGGCTGCGCGGTCACCCGTGGCGGCGACCGGCTCGGTGAGGACCCGGGCACGGTCGGGGTGGCCGACGGCGGGGCCGGCGAGGTGCTGACCGTGACGCCGCCGAGCTGGCGGCCCGACCTGACCGACCCGGCCGACCTGGTGGAGGAGGTGGTCCGCCTCGACGGGTACGACCGGGTGCCGTCGGTGCTGCCCACCGCCCGCCCCGGCCGGGGCCTCACCCCGCAGCAGCAGCGCCGCCGCGCGGTGGCCCGCTCGCTGGCCGAGCGCGGCTGGATCGAGGTGCTGGCGCAGCCGTTCGTCGCGCCCGAGCTGGCCGACCAGCTCGGCCTGCCGGCCGACGACCCGCGCCGTCCGGCGGTCCGGGTGGCCAACCCGCTGTCCGAGGAGGAGCCGCTGCTGCGTACCACGCTGCTCGGCCCGCTGCTCGGCATCGTCAGGCGCAATGTCGGCCGGGGCCAGCGGGACGTGGCGATCTACGAGATCGGCACGGTCTTCCACCCGCGTCCGGGCGTGGGCGCCCCGCCGGCCATGGGCGTGGACCGGCGTCCCACCGACGAGGAGTTCGCCGCCGCCGACGCGGTGGTGCCGGCGCAGCCACGACACGTCGCGGTGGCGGTGTGCGGCGAGATCGAACCGGCCGGCTGGTGGGGCGCGGGTCGCGCGGCCGGCTGGGCGGACGCGGTCGAGGCGGGCCGGGCGGTGCTCGACGCCGCCGGCATCCCCGCCGGCCGGGTCACCGTGCGGGCCGGCGAGCGCGCGCCCTGGCATCCGGGTCGCTGCGCCGAGCTGCTCGTCGACGACGCCGTCGTCGGGCACGCCGGCGAGCTGCACCCGGCGGTGGTGGCGGCGCTGGAGCTGCCCCGCCGCACCAGCGTCATGGAACTGGACCTGGACGCGTTGCCCGTCGCGCCGCTGGTGAGCGGCCCGGCCATCTCCACGTTCCCGCCGGCGCTCATCGACGTGGCGCTGGTGGTCGACGCGGCGGTGCCGGCGGCGGACGTGCAGCGGGCCCTGGTCGAGGGTGCCGGCGCGCTGCTGGAGAACGTGCGGCTCTTCGACGTCTACGCGTCCGAGCAGCTCGGCGCCGGGCGGAAGTCGCTGGCCTACAAGCTGACGTTCCGCGCCCCGGACCGGACGCTGGCCGGCGAGGAGGCGGTGGCCGCGCGGGACGCCGCGGTGGCGCTCGCCGCCCAGCGCTTCGGCGCCACCCTCCGCGGCGCCTGA
- the pheS gene encoding phenylalanine--tRNA ligase subunit alpha — protein MSYRNDPYDPKQVALLDPDALAGAVADAEKAFAAAADPDALTALRPAHLGDRSPVSLARREIGALPPAAKSDAGKRVNEARRAVESAYAARQEILDREQAERVLIEERVDVTLPHDRRPRGARHPLTVLMEQISDLFVGMGYEVAEGPEVELEWTNFDALNIPADHPARGLMDTFHIAPEGSGLVLRTHTSPVQARTMLSRKPPIYVVVPGRVYRTDELDATHAPVFHQVEGLVVDKGITMAHLRGTLDHFARAMFGEGAKTRWRPHYFPFTEPSAEFDVWFPEHRDGPQWVEWGGCGMVNPRVLRACGIDPEVYSGFAFGMGIDRTVMVRHGVSDMRDMAEGDVRFTRAFGA, from the coding sequence ATGAGCTACCGCAACGATCCGTACGACCCGAAGCAGGTCGCCCTGCTCGACCCGGACGCCCTGGCCGGGGCCGTGGCCGACGCCGAGAAGGCGTTCGCCGCCGCCGCCGACCCCGACGCGCTCACCGCGCTGCGCCCGGCGCACCTGGGGGACCGGTCCCCGGTGTCCCTCGCGCGCCGGGAGATCGGCGCGCTGCCGCCGGCCGCGAAGTCCGACGCCGGCAAGCGGGTCAACGAGGCCCGCCGCGCCGTCGAGTCCGCGTACGCCGCCCGGCAGGAGATCCTGGACCGCGAGCAGGCCGAGCGGGTGCTGATCGAGGAGCGGGTCGACGTGACCCTGCCCCACGACCGCCGGCCGCGCGGCGCCCGCCACCCGCTGACCGTGCTGATGGAGCAGATCAGCGACCTGTTCGTCGGCATGGGCTACGAGGTGGCCGAGGGGCCCGAGGTCGAGCTGGAGTGGACCAACTTCGACGCGCTCAACATCCCGGCCGACCACCCGGCGCGCGGGCTGATGGACACCTTCCACATCGCACCCGAGGGCAGTGGCCTGGTGCTGCGTACCCACACGTCGCCGGTGCAGGCGCGCACCATGCTCAGCCGCAAGCCCCCGATCTACGTGGTGGTGCCCGGCCGGGTCTACCGCACCGACGAGCTGGACGCCACCCACGCGCCGGTCTTCCACCAGGTCGAGGGCCTGGTGGTGGACAAGGGCATCACCATGGCGCACCTGCGCGGCACGCTCGACCACTTCGCCCGGGCCATGTTCGGCGAGGGCGCGAAGACCCGCTGGCGGCCGCACTACTTCCCGTTCACCGAGCCGTCGGCCGAGTTCGACGTCTGGTTCCCGGAGCACCGGGACGGGCCGCAGTGGGTCGAGTGGGGCGGCTGCGGCATGGTCAACCCGAGGGTGCTGCGCGCCTGCGGGATCGACCCGGAGGTCTACTCCGGATTCGCGTTCGGGATGGGCATCGACCGGACCGTGATGGTCCGGCACGGGGTCAGCGACATGCGGGACATGGCCGAGGGCGACGTGCGGTTCACCCGCGCGTTCGGCGCCTGA
- a CDS encoding RNA methyltransferase: MQSPSQGRRLDAVPGPFTPRTPRVAAARRLHRRRDREQAGRFLAEGPQAVREALARDRAVVELFGTPAALDRYADLAATAARADVPVSEVTDDALAALAETVAPQGLVAVCRHLDVPLADALARGPRLVAVLAGIRDPGNAGTVLRTADAAGAGAVVFAGEAVDPYNGKCVRASAGSLFHVDVVRADDPVRVVETLRAAGLSVLATTGYGDSDLDDLADAGRLAAPTAWLFGSEAHGLPDELTTAADARVRVPLHGRAESLNLAAAAAVCLYSSARALRRPTVTQHTAGESAS, encoded by the coding sequence ATGCAGTCACCGTCGCAGGGGAGGCGCCTCGACGCTGTTCCCGGCCCGTTCACCCCGCGTACCCCGAGGGTCGCGGCGGCCCGCCGGCTGCACCGCCGGCGCGACCGCGAGCAGGCCGGCCGGTTCCTGGCCGAGGGGCCGCAGGCGGTCCGTGAGGCGCTCGCCCGCGACCGCGCGGTGGTCGAGTTGTTCGGCACCCCGGCCGCGCTGGACCGGTACGCCGACCTCGCCGCCACCGCCGCCCGGGCCGACGTGCCGGTCTCCGAGGTCACCGACGACGCCCTGGCGGCGCTCGCCGAGACCGTGGCCCCGCAGGGCCTGGTGGCGGTCTGCCGGCACCTCGACGTGCCCCTGGCCGACGCCCTGGCGCGCGGGCCGCGACTGGTCGCGGTGCTCGCCGGGATCCGTGACCCGGGCAACGCCGGGACCGTGCTGCGCACCGCCGACGCCGCCGGCGCCGGCGCGGTGGTCTTCGCCGGTGAGGCCGTCGACCCCTACAACGGCAAGTGCGTGCGGGCCTCCGCCGGCAGCCTGTTCCACGTCGACGTGGTCCGCGCCGACGACCCGGTCCGGGTCGTCGAGACGCTGCGGGCCGCCGGGCTGTCGGTGTTGGCCACCACCGGGTACGGCGACAGCGACCTGGACGACCTCGCCGACGCCGGCCGGCTCGCCGCGCCCACCGCCTGGCTGTTCGGCTCGGAGGCGCACGGCCTGCCGGACGAGCTGACCACGGCCGCCGACGCCCGGGTCCGGGTGCCGCTGCACGGGCGCGCCGAGAGCCTGAACCTGGCTGCGGCGGCGGCCGTCTGCCTGTATTCTTCCGCCAGAGCACTGCGTCGACCGACGGTCACGCAGCACACAGCAGGGGAGTCCGCCTCGTGA
- the rplT gene encoding 50S ribosomal protein L20 — protein sequence MARVKRAVNAQKKRRTLLETASGYRGQRSRLYRKAKEQVLHSMQYAYRDRRDRKGDFRQLWIQRINAGARANGMTYNRLIQGLRLAGIEVDRKILADLAVNDAAAFAAIVELARAAVAAEGTGGAAAQAA from the coding sequence ATGGCACGCGTCAAGCGGGCTGTGAACGCCCAGAAGAAGCGTCGTACCCTGCTGGAGACCGCGAGCGGCTACCGCGGTCAGCGCTCCCGGCTCTACCGCAAGGCCAAGGAGCAGGTGCTGCACTCGATGCAGTACGCCTACCGGGACCGCCGCGACCGCAAGGGCGACTTCCGGCAGCTCTGGATCCAGCGGATCAACGCCGGGGCCCGGGCCAACGGCATGACCTACAACCGGCTGATCCAGGGCCTGCGCCTGGCCGGCATCGAGGTCGACCGCAAGATCCTGGCCGACCTGGCCGTCAACGACGCCGCCGCGTTCGCGGCGATCGTCGAGCTGGCCCGCGCCGCCGTGGCGGCCGAGGGCACCGGTGGCGCCGCGGCCCAGGCCGCCTGA
- the rpmI gene encoding 50S ribosomal protein L35 — MPKMKSHTGMGKRVKVTGKGKIVAQQAGLRHNLEKKPSTQTRRLTGTVELAKADTKRIKKLLGR; from the coding sequence ATGCCGAAGATGAAGAGCCACACGGGTATGGGCAAGCGGGTCAAGGTGACCGGCAAGGGCAAGATCGTTGCCCAGCAGGCCGGCCTCCGCCACAACCTGGAGAAGAAGCCCTCCACCCAGACCCGGCGGCTGACCGGCACGGTCGAGCTGGCCAAGGCCGACACCAAGCGCATCAAGAAGCTGCTCGGCCGCTGA
- the infC gene encoding translation initiation factor IF-3 produces the protein MNEQIRAREVRLVGPEGEQVGIVPLERALQLAADVDLDLVEVAPMARPPVCKLMDFGKFKYESALKAREARRNQQQTVIKEMKLRPKIDPHDYETKKGHVVRFLKAGDKVKVTIMFRGREQSRPELGYRLLRRLESEITDLGYVEAAPKQDGRNMIMVLAPHRAVKASAVAATASRGGPRDRAAEEPAAPAGGEAPAAGETAAAGETAAAGETGPTADTSGQ, from the coding sequence GTGAACGAGCAGATCCGGGCACGTGAGGTCCGACTGGTCGGCCCTGAGGGTGAGCAGGTGGGCATCGTCCCGCTGGAGCGCGCCCTGCAGCTGGCCGCGGACGTCGACCTGGACCTGGTCGAGGTTGCGCCGATGGCGCGCCCGCCGGTGTGCAAGCTCATGGACTTCGGCAAGTTCAAGTACGAGAGCGCACTCAAGGCGCGCGAAGCGCGGCGTAACCAGCAGCAGACCGTCATCAAGGAGATGAAGCTCCGGCCGAAGATCGACCCGCACGACTACGAGACCAAGAAGGGTCACGTGGTGCGGTTCCTCAAGGCGGGCGACAAGGTCAAGGTGACGATCATGTTCCGCGGTCGCGAGCAGAGCCGCCCGGAGCTGGGTTACCGGCTCCTGCGCCGGCTCGAATCCGAGATCACGGACCTGGGATACGTCGAGGCCGCGCCGAAGCAGGACGGCCGAAACATGATCATGGTTCTCGCTCCGCACCGGGCCGTCAAGGCCTCCGCGGTCGCCGCCACGGCGTCCCGCGGTGGTCCTCGGGACCGCGCCGCGGAGGAGCCGGCAGCCCCGGCAGGCGGCGAGGCCCCGGCGGCCGGCGAGACCGCAGCAGCCGGCGAGACCGCAGCAGCCGGCGAGACCGGCCCGACCGCTGACACCAGCGGCCAGTAA